From Pseudanabaena sp. PCC 6802, one genomic window encodes:
- a CDS encoding site-specific integrase has product MSTRGEKGKVAVEAIDGWLRLRWRVYGTQYALRIGLPNTKANRMVAQSKAHQIYLDVISGNFDPTLDKYRPPRQNDCGQVKSTRVSLIDAYEQFCKYKSKQLDPRTYEKYQTLGKQLKAFHQNKELAAIAPEDVEGFWNYLEELGLEKLTRKGKAVLLAAFGKWAFEQGFIKDNFWRDVPKWVRLPAPESPKPFTPEETQKILAAFKSHRYYSYYYPFVLFCFGTGVRLGEAIGLQWKRLSEDCATIEIVEALSRGVRKPTKTNRSRQFRLARNIAVMLLQHKPANAEPEDIVFTTPRGHAIDDHNFRNRAWITVLSEQQISYRKPYNMRSTFISYALASGMSPMIVSQITGHDPQVMFNHYAGAIESTPATPELY; this is encoded by the coding sequence ATGAGTACGCGAGGCGAGAAGGGTAAGGTTGCAGTTGAAGCGATCGATGGGTGGCTGCGGTTGCGATGGCGAGTGTACGGTACGCAATATGCCTTACGAATTGGTCTGCCAAATACCAAAGCCAACCGCATGGTTGCACAGAGCAAGGCTCATCAAATTTATCTCGATGTTATCAGTGGCAATTTCGATCCGACGCTGGATAAGTATCGCCCACCACGCCAAAATGATTGTGGGCAAGTCAAAAGCACTAGGGTTAGCCTCATCGATGCTTACGAACAGTTCTGCAAGTACAAATCCAAACAGCTTGACCCGCGTACCTATGAGAAATACCAAACGTTGGGCAAGCAATTGAAGGCATTTCACCAGAATAAGGAATTAGCTGCGATCGCTCCTGAAGATGTTGAGGGCTTCTGGAATTATTTGGAGGAGTTAGGACTAGAGAAACTTACCCGCAAGGGGAAAGCGGTGCTCCTAGCTGCTTTTGGTAAATGGGCATTTGAGCAAGGTTTTATTAAGGATAATTTCTGGCGAGATGTGCCTAAGTGGGTCAGGTTACCTGCTCCAGAGTCTCCGAAGCCATTTACTCCCGAAGAAACCCAGAAAATTTTGGCTGCGTTTAAGTCCCATCGTTACTACAGCTACTACTACCCATTTGTTCTGTTTTGCTTTGGTACGGGTGTTCGTTTGGGTGAGGCGATCGGGTTGCAGTGGAAAAGACTATCTGAAGATTGTGCAACCATCGAAATTGTGGAAGCATTATCTCGTGGAGTGCGCAAGCCCACTAAAACTAACCGTTCGCGGCAGTTCAGGCTGGCTCGTAACATTGCGGTGATGTTACTACAGCACAAGCCTGCAAACGCAGAGCCTGAAGATATTGTGTTTACTACACCCAGAGGTCATGCCATTGACGATCATAATTTCCGCAATCGGGCATGGATAACTGTTCTGAGCGAACAGCAGATTTCCTATCGCAAGCCCTACAACATGAGGTCAACCTTTATCAGCTATGCACTGGCATCGGGCATGAGTCCGATGATAGTCTCGCAAATTACGGGGCACGATCCGCAGGTGATGTTCAATCATTATGCTGGAGCTATTGAAAGTACACCTGCAACCCCTGAACTTTATTGA
- a CDS encoding IS5 family transposase has product MRRSYNTDLSNQEWEIIAPMLPKPSKWGRPPKTNMRELLNAIFYILKNGCTWQNLPHDFPPYSTVYFYWQRWERTGLLEEINRKLSQQFREKVSKEATPSLVSIDSQSVKTTESAGSRGFDGGKQIKGRKRFAMVDTLGLVVKVLVCAANIGERAGAKQLLQNLTSPLPRLEKILVDAGFSGDEITQWVNDNFGWLWEVSKRADNQKGFVVESKRWVVERTFAWLGNCRRLSKDYEFYEQMSESFIYLALIRKMLRNLATATS; this is encoded by the coding sequence ATGCGCCGATCCTATAATACCGATTTATCCAACCAAGAATGGGAAATTATCGCACCCATGCTACCCAAACCATCAAAATGGGGTAGGCCACCCAAAACAAATATGCGAGAGTTACTGAATGCCATTTTCTATATACTCAAAAATGGTTGTACATGGCAGAATCTACCCCATGACTTTCCGCCTTACTCAACGGTCTATTTCTACTGGCAAAGGTGGGAAAGAACTGGGCTACTGGAGGAGATTAATCGCAAATTGAGCCAACAATTTAGGGAAAAGGTTAGTAAAGAGGCGACCCCAAGCTTGGTGAGTATCGATAGCCAGAGTGTGAAGACAACAGAAAGTGCGGGCAGTCGAGGTTTTGATGGCGGTAAGCAAATCAAGGGCAGAAAACGCTTCGCTATGGTTGACACCTTGGGCTTAGTTGTAAAGGTGTTGGTGTGTGCAGCTAACATCGGTGAAAGAGCAGGAGCTAAGCAGTTGTTACAGAATCTCACATCTCCATTACCACGATTAGAGAAAATTCTGGTTGATGCTGGATTCTCTGGTGATGAAATCACACAATGGGTCAACGACAACTTCGGATGGCTTTGGGAAGTTAGCAAACGGGCAGACAATCAGAAAGGTTTTGTAGTGGAGTCAAAGCGTTGGGTGGTAGAGCGAACCTTTGCTTGGTTAGGTAATTGTCGTAGACTAAGCAAGGATTATGAATTTTATGAGCAAATGTCTGAATCGTTTATTTACTTGGCTTTAATCCGCAAAATGCTAAGAAATCTGGCAACTGCGACTTCCTAA
- a CDS encoding calcium-binding protein, whose translation MAVFTGTNANDSYLATTEGDNARGLRGDDTLIGNVGRDTLNGNADNDLLFADSLTQTAGGNDSLFGGQGADTLVGARFGFSADSLGGNRDADLLVASTNGGNTLFGGQGNDTIYGSVSNANTMNGDLGDDVLVAGNGSDRMLGADGNDTLIGGKGNNDMFGEAGNDQFQFFTAVPQDLVAFTGAEQVVRSRGGFGGSDTIFDFATGDTISISQLDRNATVTVTTNSAGAAVITIAGTASDGTSAAQTITVVGVTREQLLAPGSQLFAVNGSFITTNDTVNTGDNGGTSKFTVGQGAPGANIKGSNLIGSPTADTFTDDPTAATTANGIVLLTTVNDDTVNGNAGNDYMFGSDGNDILNGGDSSITPPRNFADGVAELAPVDLIIGGRGFDTMTGGTGSDYFKLDIFEPGVIDTIADYKPAAPPAGEIDRILISASGFGGSLIPNQRAVLVTAPAGFFGTLGAGGVEGQNATNAIGTSAFYYDTVGGGLYYDQDGGGTGKTYTQVAQITPQFGNPFSFTQVGIVA comes from the coding sequence ATGGCAGTTTTTACAGGAACCAACGCTAACGATAGTTATTTAGCAACCACCGAAGGCGACAACGCTAGAGGTCTCAGAGGCGACGATACTTTAATTGGTAATGTCGGCAGAGATACGCTCAACGGAAATGCTGACAATGACCTTTTATTTGCAGACAGCTTAACCCAAACCGCAGGTGGCAACGACAGCCTGTTTGGCGGTCAAGGTGCCGACACCCTTGTTGGCGCTCGCTTTGGCTTCAGCGCTGACAGTTTGGGCGGTAATAGGGACGCAGACTTGCTAGTCGCTTCTACCAATGGTGGTAACACCCTCTTTGGCGGTCAAGGCAATGACACCATCTACGGTAGCGTCTCCAATGCCAATACGATGAACGGCGACCTCGGCGATGACGTATTGGTAGCTGGTAATGGTAGCGATCGCATGTTGGGTGCCGATGGTAACGACACCCTCATCGGTGGCAAAGGCAACAACGACATGTTCGGCGAAGCTGGCAACGACCAGTTCCAATTCTTTACCGCCGTACCGCAGGATCTAGTGGCATTTACAGGTGCAGAGCAGGTGGTGCGCAGCAGAGGCGGCTTTGGTGGCTCTGACACGATCTTCGACTTCGCCACTGGTGACACCATTTCAATTTCCCAACTAGACCGCAATGCCACAGTAACGGTTACCACCAACTCTGCTGGCGCGGCGGTGATTACCATTGCAGGTACGGCTAGCGACGGTACGTCAGCAGCCCAAACGATTACGGTTGTTGGTGTCACGAGAGAACAGCTATTGGCACCTGGTTCGCAGTTATTTGCAGTCAACGGCAGCTTCATCACCACCAACGACACCGTCAACACAGGTGATAACGGTGGCACATCCAAATTCACCGTTGGTCAAGGTGCTCCCGGCGCTAATATCAAGGGTTCTAATCTGATTGGTAGTCCTACGGCTGATACTTTTACCGACGATCCGACCGCTGCCACCACTGCTAATGGCATCGTATTGTTAACCACAGTCAACGACGATACCGTCAATGGTAACGCTGGCAACGATTATATGTTTGGCAGTGATGGTAACGACATCCTCAACGGTGGCGATAGCTCTATTACTCCTCCTCGTAATTTTGCAGATGGTGTAGCTGAACTCGCACCTGTAGATTTGATTATCGGTGGCAGAGGATTTGATACCATGACTGGTGGTACAGGTAGCGACTATTTCAAACTAGATATTTTTGAGCCTGGTGTGATTGATACGATCGCTGATTACAAGCCTGCTGCTCCTCCTGCTGGTGAGATTGATAGAATCTTGATCAGTGCTTCTGGATTTGGTGGCTCCCTAATTCCCAATCAACGAGCTGTTTTAGTTACAGCACCAGCTGGCTTCTTTGGTACCCTTGGTGCAGGTGGTGTAGAGGGGCAAAATGCCACCAATGCTATTGGCACCTCTGCTTTCTACTACGATACTGTTGGCGGCGGTCTCTACTACGACCAGGATGGTGGCGGCACAGGCAAGACATACACCCAGGTAGCTCAGATTACACCGCAGTTTGGCAATCCTTTCAGCTTTACTCAAGTTGGAATTGTTGCTTAG
- a CDS encoding DPP IV N-terminal domain-containing protein: protein MSTKRNFKSLTQPLDRAAIAAVAVLSILIAILLWSGDRTAPLVRDFSWQGQEVSSDDTGFVLTFNRPMNHETVEKNLKLSPELRGKFSWAGRRMAYTLLSPAVYGKSYQVKLENAYDRFANEAGNHTPIQPFTGTFHTPKPIFAYIGTGDRELGRLVVYDLTKKSKQVLTPENLLVSDFRIYPDRQRMLFIATEKAPVIDPLDRKLYTVSLQPKPEVKLILDSNEYQNFKFDLSPDGSTILVQRLNRLVPGQYGLWIIKDNQPPKPLENQPGGDFTFTRDSSSIAILQGAGVAILPLEPQAKPLDFLPKFGTILSFSRDGAQAAMVKYGNNYTRSLFRVTNQGVQQEIFQTNGSILSAQFDPQAENLYCLLTDVKQTKETYRELPYLAVINLKTRNLTRLLDFPNQRNLQISIAPDGQYLLFEQVRQKIPSPKDQTGNSRNKQINIQADTTEAQTLLGTAEIEIKPQLSLLPLTSIASESEAQLLPLFGIRPQWFP from the coding sequence ATGAGTACTAAAAGGAATTTCAAATCGCTAACACAACCTCTGGATCGAGCGGCGATCGCAGCAGTTGCAGTCCTGAGTATTTTGATTGCGATCCTCCTGTGGAGCGGCGATCGCACTGCGCCGCTGGTGAGGGATTTTAGTTGGCAAGGGCAGGAAGTAAGCTCTGACGACACGGGTTTCGTATTGACGTTTAACCGCCCCATGAACCATGAGACTGTCGAGAAGAATCTCAAGCTCAGTCCAGAACTCCGTGGGAAATTCAGTTGGGCGGGAAGAAGAATGGCGTATACTCTGCTATCGCCAGCCGTCTATGGCAAATCCTATCAGGTCAAGCTGGAGAATGCCTACGATCGCTTTGCGAACGAAGCCGGAAACCATACGCCGATCCAGCCATTTACTGGCACTTTCCATACTCCTAAGCCCATTTTTGCTTATATTGGTACTGGCGATCGGGAATTGGGGAGATTGGTTGTCTACGATCTCACGAAGAAGTCGAAACAAGTGCTGACACCAGAGAATTTACTGGTATCTGACTTTCGCATTTACCCAGATCGTCAAAGGATGCTCTTTATTGCGACAGAGAAAGCACCAGTCATCGATCCGCTCGACCGCAAGCTCTACACTGTCTCGCTTCAGCCCAAGCCAGAAGTGAAGCTCATTCTAGATAGTAATGAATACCAGAATTTCAAATTCGATCTATCTCCTGATGGCTCAACCATACTGGTTCAGAGACTAAATCGTCTCGTTCCCGGTCAGTACGGGCTTTGGATAATTAAAGATAACCAACCGCCCAAACCACTTGAAAATCAACCTGGTGGCGATTTTACGTTCACCCGCGATAGTAGCTCGATCGCCATCCTTCAAGGGGCAGGAGTAGCGATTCTCCCTCTGGAACCACAGGCGAAACCGCTGGATTTTTTACCTAAATTTGGCACGATTCTCAGCTTTAGTCGGGATGGAGCGCAGGCGGCGATGGTGAAATACGGCAATAACTATACGCGATCGCTCTTCCGCGTCACCAATCAGGGAGTTCAGCAGGAGATTTTTCAAACTAATGGTTCTATTCTCAGCGCCCAATTCGATCCGCAGGCAGAGAACCTTTATTGTCTGCTAACGGATGTCAAGCAGACTAAAGAAACCTATCGCGAATTGCCGTACCTAGCGGTAATTAATCTCAAGACCAGGAATCTAACGCGGCTTCTCGATTTTCCCAACCAGCGCAATCTCCAAATCAGCATCGCTCCCGATGGGCAATATCTCTTGTTCGAGCAAGTTAGGCAGAAAATACCCTCTCCTAAAGACCAAACAGGTAATTCCAGAAACAAGCAAATCAATATACAGGCCGATACCACAGAGGCACAAACTCTGCTGGGAACGGCGGAGATCGAGATAAAACCGCAGCTCAGCCTGTTACCTCTGACATCGATCGCATCTGAATCTGAAGCTCAGCTACTTCCACTATTCGGGATACGCCCTCAATGGTTCCCTTAA
- a CDS encoding calcium-binding protein: MAVFTGTNANDSYLATTEGDNARGLRGDDTLIGNVGRDTLNGNADNDLLFADSLTQTAGGNDSLFGGQGADTLVGARFGFSADSLGGNRDADLLVASTNGGNTLFGGQGNDTIYGSVANANTMNGDIGDDVVIAGNGSDRMLGADGNDTLIGGKGNNDMFGESGNDQFQFFTAVPQDLVAFTGAEQVVRSRGGFGGSDTIFDFATGDTISISQLDRNATVTVTTNSAGAAVIAIAGTASDGTPANQTITVVGVTREQLLAPGSQLFAINGSFITTNDTVNTGDNGGTSTFTVGQGQPGANIKGKNLVGAPTPDTFSPIAGVATTANGILLQSTVNDDTLAGNAGNDVMAGGAGNDSINGGDSITTLPIDAGNTVDESGGDLLIGGSGFDTLVGERGTDYFKLDVFEPGVIDTIADFRPITEFDRILISASGFGGSLVAGQGAFGAAPVSFFLTTGANSVEGQNAPAANIGTSTFFYDTAGGGLYFDRDGGGTGTTFTKVAQITPQNANTFAPTHIVIVP, encoded by the coding sequence ATGGCAGTTTTTACAGGAACAAATGCTAACGACAGTTATTTAGCAACTACCGAAGGCGACAACGCTAGAGGTCTCAGAGGCGATGACACTCTCATCGGTAACGTCGGCAGAGATACGCTTAACGGTAATGCTGACAACGACCTTCTGTTTGCCGATAGCTTAACCCAAACCGCAGGCGGCAACGACAGCCTGTTTGGCGGTCAAGGCGCTGACACCCTGGTGGGCGCTCGTTTCGGATTTAGTGCTGACAGTTTGGGCGGTAATAGGGACGCAGACTTGCTAGTCGCTTCTACCAATGGTGGGAACACCCTCTTTGGCGGTCAAGGCAATGACACCATCTACGGTAGCGTTGCCAATGCCAACACAATGAACGGCGACATCGGCGATGATGTGGTAATTGCTGGTAACGGGAGCGATCGCATGTTGGGTGCGGACGGTAACGACACCCTGATTGGTGGCAAAGGCAACAACGACATGTTTGGAGAATCTGGCAACGACCAGTTCCAATTCTTCACCGCCGTACCGCAAGATCTAGTGGCATTTACTGGTGCAGAGCAGGTGGTACGCAGCAGAGGCGGCTTTGGTGGCTCTGACACGATCTTCGACTTCGCTACTGGCGACACGATTTCAATTTCCCAACTAGACCGCAACGCCACAGTAACGGTTACCACCAACTCGGCTGGCGCAGCGGTAATTGCAATTGCGGGCACAGCTAGCGATGGCACTCCTGCCAACCAAACCATCACGGTCGTGGGTGTAACTAGAGAGCAGCTACTGGCACCAGGATCGCAGTTATTCGCTATCAACGGTAGCTTCATCACCACCAATGACACCGTCAACACGGGTGATAACGGCGGTACGTCTACCTTCACTGTCGGTCAAGGTCAACCTGGTGCCAACATCAAGGGTAAGAACCTGGTAGGAGCGCCTACACCTGACACATTCTCCCCTATTGCTGGCGTAGCAACGACGGCTAATGGCATTCTGCTCCAATCTACTGTCAACGACGACACCCTGGCTGGTAATGCTGGCAACGATGTTATGGCTGGCGGCGCTGGCAATGACAGTATCAATGGTGGCGATAGTATTACTACTCTTCCTATTGATGCAGGGAATACGGTTGATGAGTCAGGTGGAGATCTGCTAATTGGTGGTAGTGGATTTGATACGTTGGTTGGCGAGCGAGGCACTGACTATTTCAAGCTAGATGTCTTCGAGCCTGGTGTCATCGATACGATCGCTGACTTCAGACCCATAACGGAGTTCGATCGCATTCTGATTAGTGCATCTGGCTTTGGCGGCTCTCTAGTGGCTGGTCAAGGGGCTTTTGGTGCTGCACCAGTTAGCTTCTTCCTCACAACTGGTGCAAATAGTGTAGAGGGACAGAATGCTCCTGCTGCTAACATCGGTACTTCTACCTTCTTCTACGACACAGCAGGTGGTGGACTCTACTTCGACCGAGATGGTGGCGGTACTGGCACTACATTTACCAAAGTCGCTCAGATTACACCTCAGAATGCTAATACGTTTGCTCCCACTCACATAGTAATTGTCCCTTAA
- a CDS encoding permease: protein MNKIDSAFTLFLSLLVEAIPFLILGVLLSGLLLIFVDERKLLTMIPKNPLLGSLAGSMVGFLFPVCECGNIPVARRLIVQGVPPAVAIGFLLAAPTINPIVFWATWTAFRDQPEIVFLRVGLSLTIATIVGWIFSAQEDISALLQPSVARSLRFSQKIPQEPALAVAGARVPTGTFILGESQPLQLDTALGSVMPASASDAMSGTKANASKRKYLTHKMRLLIDNTIAEIRELGGVLVVGSAIAAIIQVGIPREIIIGLGQGPVSSIVAMMILAAVVSICSTVDSFFALSFASTFTSGSLLAFLVFGPMIDLKGIGLMLTIFKKRAVMYLFLLAGQLTFLACLFINLHVR, encoded by the coding sequence ATGAATAAGATCGATAGTGCTTTCACCCTATTTCTCAGCCTTTTGGTTGAGGCTATACCATTTTTAATCTTGGGCGTATTGCTCTCCGGTTTGTTACTGATCTTTGTAGACGAGCGCAAGCTGTTAACCATGATTCCCAAAAATCCGTTGCTGGGTTCGCTAGCAGGCAGCATGGTGGGCTTTCTTTTTCCCGTATGCGAGTGCGGCAATATACCGGTGGCGCGGCGGCTAATCGTGCAAGGCGTGCCTCCAGCCGTGGCAATCGGGTTTCTATTGGCAGCACCTACGATCAATCCAATTGTATTTTGGGCAACCTGGACGGCATTCCGCGACCAGCCGGAGATCGTGTTTTTACGGGTGGGTCTATCTTTGACGATCGCCACGATTGTAGGCTGGATATTCAGCGCTCAGGAGGATATAAGTGCCTTGTTGCAACCATCCGTAGCGCGATCGCTGCGATTTAGCCAAAAAATTCCACAAGAACCTGCTCTAGCAGTAGCGGGAGCGCGCGTGCCAACGGGGACATTTATTTTGGGCGAGTCGCAGCCATTGCAGTTGGACACAGCGCTTGGCTCTGTCATGCCAGCAAGTGCCTCGGATGCAATGTCGGGGACAAAGGCGAACGCAAGCAAACGAAAATACTTAACCCATAAAATGCGCTTGCTAATCGATAATACGATCGCCGAAATTCGCGAATTGGGGGGAGTATTGGTGGTGGGCAGCGCGATCGCTGCTATTATTCAGGTCGGTATCCCTAGGGAAATTATCATCGGTTTGGGCCAGGGTCCCGTTAGTTCAATTGTGGCGATGATGATCCTGGCTGCGGTAGTGTCGATCTGCTCTACTGTAGATTCTTTCTTTGCCCTCTCCTTCGCTTCCACATTTACTAGTGGTTCTTTGCTTGCTTTCCTCGTATTTGGCCCTATGATTGACCTTAAAGGCATTGGGCTAATGCTGACAATCTTCAAAAAGAGAGCGGTAATGTATCTTTTTCTCTTAGCTGGACAACTCACATTTCTCGCTTGCTTATTCATTAATTTACATGTTAGATAA
- a CDS encoding Fic family protein, translating to MGSERNYPFNDLPLLPPPVELETKVVLKQAISANRSLAELKGVGDLIPNQAVLLNTLAIQEAKLSSEIENIVTTNDELYRALADEGQPSDPHIKEVLHYNEALWYGFQKIKQDQPLTTRLFEEIAQIVKPSVSGVRKVPGTLVVDGITGNVIYTPPEGEAILRDKLANLESFMYANDDLDVLIKMAIMHYQFESIHPFTDGNGRTGRILNILFLVEKHLLELPVLYLSSYIIQHKRDYYMGLRGVTEQGDWEKWLGASQFCKARLREPLR from the coding sequence ATGGGTTCTGAGCGCAACTACCCCTTCAACGATCTACCCTTATTACCACCGCCTGTTGAATTAGAGACTAAGGTGGTTCTGAAGCAGGCAATCTCTGCCAACCGATCGCTGGCAGAATTGAAAGGGGTTGGAGATCTGATTCCGAATCAAGCAGTTCTGCTCAATACCTTGGCTATCCAGGAAGCTAAGCTGTCATCGGAAATCGAAAATATTGTCACAACTAACGATGAACTGTACCGAGCCTTAGCGGATGAAGGACAGCCGAGCGATCCTCACATCAAGGAAGTGCTGCACTACAATGAGGCGCTTTGGTATGGTTTCCAGAAAATCAAGCAAGACCAGCCGCTAACGACGCGACTGTTTGAGGAGATCGCTCAGATCGTTAAGCCCAGTGTTTCAGGAGTGCGGAAGGTGCCTGGAACACTGGTGGTTGACGGAATTACTGGAAATGTTATTTATACACCTCCAGAGGGCGAAGCGATTCTCAGGGATAAATTAGCCAATCTCGAAAGTTTTATGTATGCCAATGACGACTTAGACGTGCTCATCAAGATGGCAATAATGCACTACCAGTTTGAGTCAATTCACCCTTTTACAGATGGCAATGGCAGAACGGGACGCATTTTGAATATTCTCTTCCTGGTGGAAAAACACTTACTGGAATTGCCCGTTCTCTATCTAAGTAGCTACATCATTCAGCATAAACGTGACTATTACATGGGGTTGCGTGGCGTGACCGAGCAAGGAGACTGGGAAAAATGGCTGGGAGCATCTCAGTTTTGCAAGGCAAGGTTAAGAGAGCCATTAAGGTAA
- a CDS encoding TIGR03943 family putative permease subunit — MKMGTRSQQYPKLFRSVAPWLDVLAIGGWGILLLKLWLFDQLSLLVHPNYFWMTVVAGFFLVAIAAAEARQVMRRHRSQQTGQTVQHVTLLLPGWSSSLLLITALLGLIVTPQPFASDTAIQRGVNDSLTATRAVPQSFRANSRSEERSLVDWIRTINVYPEPDTYVGQKAKVQGFVVYPKDLPEQYFLISRFVITCCAADVYPVSLPVKTEQGRSAYPSDRWLEVEGQMITIENNGKRQLAIQASKIVPISPPRNPYEY; from the coding sequence ATGAAAATGGGAACTCGCAGTCAACAATATCCCAAACTATTTCGCTCCGTAGCTCCCTGGTTGGACGTACTAGCAATTGGGGGATGGGGAATTCTACTCCTCAAATTATGGTTGTTCGACCAACTGAGTCTCTTGGTTCATCCCAACTATTTCTGGATGACGGTTGTGGCGGGATTTTTCTTAGTGGCGATCGCAGCAGCAGAAGCCAGACAAGTCATGCGTCGCCACCGTTCCCAACAAACAGGACAGACAGTTCAGCACGTTACCTTACTATTACCAGGTTGGAGTAGCAGCCTCCTGCTGATTACGGCATTACTGGGACTGATCGTGACACCGCAACCATTTGCTAGCGATACCGCCATCCAGCGCGGCGTAAATGATAGCCTCACGGCTACCCGCGCCGTACCGCAGTCTTTTCGGGCTAACAGTCGATCCGAAGAGCGATCGCTCGTAGATTGGATTCGTACCATCAACGTTTATCCAGAGCCAGATACCTATGTCGGCCAAAAAGCTAAAGTACAGGGGTTTGTGGTCTATCCCAAAGACTTACCAGAACAATATTTCTTAATTTCGCGCTTTGTCATTACCTGCTGTGCCGCCGATGTTTATCCAGTCAGCCTTCCCGTCAAGACCGAGCAAGGACGCTCCGCCTACCCTAGCGATCGCTGGCTGGAAGTAGAAGGTCAAATGATTACTATCGAAAATAACGGCAAGCGTCAACTGGCGATCCAAGCGTCAAAGATCGTTCCGATTTCACCGCCTAGAAATCCATATGAGTACTAA